In Eubalaena glacialis isolate mEubGla1 chromosome 12, mEubGla1.1.hap2.+ XY, whole genome shotgun sequence, a single window of DNA contains:
- the FUT9 gene encoding 4-galactosyl-N-acetylglucosaminide 3-alpha-L-fucosyltransferase 9: MTSASKGILRPFLIVCIILGCFMACLLIYIKPTNSWIFNPMESASSVLKMKNFFSTKTDYFNETTILIWVWPFGQTFDLTSCQAMFNIQGCHLTTDRSLYNKSHAVLIHHRDISWDLTNLPQQARPPFQKWIWMNLESPTHTPQKSGIEHLFNLTLTYRRDSDIQVPYGFLTVSTNPFVFEVPSKEKLVCWVVSNWNPEHARVKYYNELSKSIEIHTYGQAFGEYVNDKNLIPTISTCKFYLSFENSIHKDYITEKLYNAFLAGSVPVVLGPSRENYENYIPADSFIHVEDYNSPSELAKYLKEVDKNNKLYLSYFNWRKDFTVNLPRFWESHACLACDHVKRHQEYKSVGNLEKWFWN; encoded by the coding sequence ATGACCTCGGCATCCAAAGGAATTCTCCGCCCATTTTTAATCGTCTGCATTATCCTGGGCTGCTTCATGGCATGTCTGCTCATTTACATCAAGCCCACCAACAGCTGGATCTTCAATCCCATGGAGTCAGCCAGCTCTgtgctgaaaatgaaaaatttcttcTCCACCAAAACTGATTATTTTAACGAAACTACGATTCTGATTTGGGTGTGGCCATTCGGGCAGACCTTTGACCTTACATCTTGCCAAGCAATGTTCAACATCCAAGGATGCCATCTCACGACGGACCGGTCCCTGTACAACAAATCGCACGCGGTTCTGATCCATCACCGAGACATCAGTTGGGATCTGACTAATTTACCTCAGCAGGCGAGGCCACCCTTCCAGAAATGGATTTGGATGAATTTGGAATCACCAACTCACACACCCCAGAAGAGCGGCATTGAGCACCTGTTCAACCTGACTCTGACTTATCGCCGCGACTCAGATATCCAAGTGCCTTATGGCTTCTTGACGGTGAGCACAAACCCCTTCGTGTTTGAAGTGCCAAGCAAAGAGAAGTTAGTGTGCTGGGTTGTAAGTAACTGGAACCCTGAGCATGCCAGGGTCAAGTATTACAATGAACTAAGCAAAAGCATTGAAATCCATACCTATGGGCAAGCATTTGGAGAGTATGTGAATGATAAAAATTTGATTCCTACCATATCTACTTGCaaattttatctttcctttgaAAACTCAATCCACAAAGATTACATCACAGAAAAGCTCTACAATGCTTTTCTGGCTGGCTCTGTGCCTGTTGTTTTGGGGCCATCTAGGGAAAACTATGAGAATTATATTCCagcagattcattcattcatgtggaAGATTATAACTCTCCCAGTGAGCTAGCAAAGTATCTGAAGGAAGtagataaaaacaataaattatacCTTAGTTACTTTAACTGGAGGAAAGATTTCACAGTAAATCTTCCACGATTTTGGGAATCACATGCATGCTTGGCTTGTGACCATGTGAAAAGACATCAAGAATATAAATCCGTTGGTAATTTAGAGAAATGGTTTTGGAATTAA